GGAAACCCTCCAAGTCGCGGCGCGCACGGCGCGCGCAATTGCCCACGATACCATCCAAGTTCCGGCGGTTCCTCTTCCCTCTGCACAATCGATTTCCCAAGACCTGTATGCACTTCGCGCGGCTCCGATATCGGTCCCCCTTGAAGAGAAGATTGCGCTTCTGCAGAAAATTGACGACGAGGCAAGGCGCTACGACCCTCGCATCACAAATGTCATGGCTTCTATCGCAGTTGAGCAAAAGCAAGTTCTGATTCTCACCTCAGACGGCAAGATGTGCCCAGACACCCAACCGCTTCTCCGGCTCCAGGTGACATGCATCGCTACGCAGGGCATGAATCGCCAACAAGGATCGCATGGTGGGGGTGGGCGCGTGGAATTCCAGTATTTGGAAAGCGACAACCGTTGGGGCAGTTTCGCTCGCGAAGCTGCCCGTCAAGCACTTCTCGGATTAGAAGCGGCCCCGGCCCCGGCAGGAACGATGACGGTGGTCCTCGGTCCAGGCTGGCCGGGAATTCTTTTGCACGAAGCCATCGGACATGGCCTCGAGGGAGACTTCAATCGCAAGAAGGTTTCAGCTTTCAGCAATCTCTTGGGACAAAAGGTCGCTTCCGAACTCTGTACGGTTGTTGACGATGGGACCTTGCCCAATAGACGAGGTTCTCTCAATTTTGACGACGAAGGCACTCCGACAAGCAGAACAGTACTCATCGAAAAGGGCATCTTATGCGGCTATCTTCAAGACCGCCTGAATGCGCGACTTATGAAGATGCCTCTGACTGGCAACGGGCGTCGCGAAAGCTTTGCACACATGCCCATGCCGCGCATGACGAATACCTTTATGCTGGCCGGTGACACCAATCCAGAAGACATCATCAATTCAGTCCAGCGGGGACTGTATGCGGTTTCTTTCGGTGGCGGCCAAGTCGATATCACCAGTGGCAAGTTTGTCTTTTCCGCCAGCGAAGCGTATTTGATCGAAAACGGCAAAGTGACCCGCCCCGTGAAGGGTGCCACGCTCATTGGCAATGGCCCCGAGGTACTGACACGTATTTCCATGGTGGGCAACGATCTTCAACTTGACGACGGCATTGGCACGTGCGGAAAAGAAGGACAGTCGGTTCCTGTCGGCGTCGGACAACCGACGCTGCGCATCGACGGCATCACCGTGGGCGGCACTCAAGCGTAAGGAGAAATCATGCAGCTCTTGGATCTTGCGACCGATACCCTCCAAGAAGCAAAACGGCTTGGAGCCGATGCCGGCGACATCATCATCGCCGCAGGAGAGTCCTTCTCTGCCGGGGTGCGACTTGGGAAAGTCGAAAAAATTCACAACTCTCACGAGAAGCGCATGGGTATGCGGCTCTTCGCAGGGAAGAGCAGCGCGATTACCTCGACTGCCAACTTTGCCCGAGAGACCCTCCTAGCCCTTGTGGAAGAAACGGTGGCCTTGGCGCGAACCACGGCTGCCGACGAATACACGGGGCTGCCTCTCGCCTCGGAACTCGCACGCGATTTCCCCGACCTCGACCTTGAGGACGAAAACATCACGCTCTCGACCGAAGACAAAATCGCGCTTGCCCGCGAAGCGGAAGCAGCAGCGCTGCAAGCCGATCCGCGCATCACCAACTCCGAAGGTGGAGAGTTCTCGCATGGCTCCCGAGAAATCGTCTTTGCCAATACGTTAGGTTTTGCCGGCCAATATCGCACAACGAACTATTCCCTGAGTGTCGTCCCTGTCGCTAGCCAAAACGGCATGATGCAGCGCGATTACTGGTATTCTTCACATCGCAAATTCCGCAGCTTAGAGACGGCCTCCGCCATTGGCAAAAAGGCGGCGGAACGCACGCTTCGTCGTCTCGACGCCCGACGTGTAAAAACCCAAGAGGCTCCCGTGGTGTTCGATCCGGAGATGGCAGCCAGTCTCCTGCGTCATTTGGCAGCTGCGGTTTCCGGTGCCTCTCTCTACCGGAGAACTTCCTTCCTGCTCGACAAGCTCGGAGAAAAAATTGCCGCCCCAGGTTTGTGGATTGAAGATAACGCACGCTTGCCATCAGCCTTGGGATCGAAACCGTTCGATGGCGAGGGCTTGCCCACGCGCCGTATCCCAGTGATGGAGGATGGCGTTTTGACGAACTATTTGCTCGACACCTACTCGGCTCGAAGATTAGGCCTGCAATCGACCGGCAGCGCCGCTCGTGCATTTGCCGATGCACCAACAGCCAGCCCGACGAATTTTGTCTTACAAGCGGGAGCGGCATCCCCTCAGGACATCATCCAATCCGTCCGTTCCGGGTTGTATGTCACCGAGCTTTCCGGCTTCGGGGTGAATCCGATCACGGGAGATTACTCCCGTGGCGCAGTCGGTCTCTGGATCGAAAACGGAGAGCTTGCGTATCCAGTTGAAGAAATCACTATTGCCGGGAATTTGCTCGATATGCTGAAAAATATCGAAATTCTCGGCAACGATCTCGAACTGCGGGGCACTATCGCCGCGCCGACATTGAAAATTGCGCGGATGATGATCGCCGGCGAATAGGCGGATCTTTTCTCCTCGAACCCCAGGAAGATTCGGATCGCGTGCGACAACGACTTTACGACTACCTCTTCCAGCATCCAGGCGGAGCAACCTCGGACGAGTTGCTCCACCATCTTTTCCCAACAGACCTGCGGGGAAGATCTACGCCCAGCCACAGTCCAGAGTTCAGTGCCCGTATTGTCAACACCGCAATCGGAGCCGATTCGCACTTCTCCTACGATTCCGCCACTGACCGCTGGCATGTCAAAGCCCACACCCTCTTCCACCAAGCGGCATCTGACGCGACGTTTACAATCCTCGACCTCGAAACCACGGGTCTCAAGCCGGGAGCTGCCGGCATTACCGAGATTGCCGCTGTCCGCGTGGAAAACGGGTGCCTCACCAGCGAATTTCATAGTCTCCTCAATCCCGGACGGCGTATTCCTTTCGCTATT
This DNA window, taken from Deltaproteobacteria bacterium, encodes the following:
- the tldD gene encoding metalloprotease TldD; this translates as MPKEETRASQLLIDQFELTLQQLERVLGTALEHHADYADLYFETRTSEAVSLEEGLVKKTSRSISQGVGIRVLAEDKTGYVHSDDISLETLQVAARTARAIAHDTIQVPAVPLPSAQSISQDLYALRAAPISVPLEEKIALLQKIDDEARRYDPRITNVMASIAVEQKQVLILTSDGKMCPDTQPLLRLQVTCIATQGMNRQQGSHGGGGRVEFQYLESDNRWGSFAREAARQALLGLEAAPAPAGTMTVVLGPGWPGILLHEAIGHGLEGDFNRKKVSAFSNLLGQKVASELCTVVDDGTLPNRRGSLNFDDEGTPTSRTVLIEKGILCGYLQDRLNARLMKMPLTGNGRRESFAHMPMPRMTNTFMLAGDTNPEDIINSVQRGLYAVSFGGGQVDITSGKFVFSASEAYLIENGKVTRPVKGATLIGNGPEVLTRISMVGNDLQLDDGIGTCGKEGQSVPVGVGQPTLRIDGITVGGTQA
- a CDS encoding TldD/PmbA family protein, with amino-acid sequence MQLLDLATDTLQEAKRLGADAGDIIIAAGESFSAGVRLGKVEKIHNSHEKRMGMRLFAGKSSAITSTANFARETLLALVEETVALARTTAADEYTGLPLASELARDFPDLDLEDENITLSTEDKIALAREAEAAALQADPRITNSEGGEFSHGSREIVFANTLGFAGQYRTTNYSLSVVPVASQNGMMQRDYWYSSHRKFRSLETASAIGKKAAERTLRRLDARRVKTQEAPVVFDPEMAASLLRHLAAAVSGASLYRRTSFLLDKLGEKIAAPGLWIEDNARLPSALGSKPFDGEGLPTRRIPVMEDGVLTNYLLDTYSARRLGLQSTGSAARAFADAPTASPTNFVLQAGAASPQDIIQSVRSGLYVTELSGFGVNPITGDYSRGAVGLWIENGELAYPVEEITIAGNLLDMLKNIEILGNDLELRGTIAAPTLKIARMMIAGE